In one Lolium rigidum isolate FL_2022 chromosome 3, APGP_CSIRO_Lrig_0.1, whole genome shotgun sequence genomic region, the following are encoded:
- the LOC124702563 gene encoding abscisic acid-inducible protein kinase-like, giving the protein MDRYEVIRDIGSGNFGVAKLVRDVRTKEHFAVKFIERGQKIDEHVQREIMNHRSLKHPNIIRFKEVVLTPTHLAIVMEYASGGELFERICNAGRFSEDEGRFFFQQLISGVSYCHSMQVCHRDLKLENTLLDGSIAPRLKICDFGYSKSSVLHSQPKSTVGTPAYIAPEVLSRREYDGKVADVWSCGVTLYVMLVGAYPFEDPDEPRNFRKTITRILSVQYSIPDYVRVSADCVHLLSRIFVGNPEQRITIPEIKNHPWFLKNLPVEMTDEYQRSMQLADMNTPSQNLEEVMAVIQEARKPGDNALRLAGQVASLGSMDLDDFDFDDIDDIDIENSGDFVCPL; this is encoded by the exons ATGGATCGGTACGAGGTGATAAGGGACATAGGGTCCGGGAACTTCGGGGTCGCCAAGCTGGTGCGCGACGTCAGGACCAAGGAGCACTTCGCCGTCAAGTTCATCGAGAGAGGCCAGAAG ATTGATGAGCATGTTCAAAGGGAGATTATGAACCACCGGTCGCTGAAGCATCCAAATATAATTCGATTcaaggag GTTGTGCTGACTCCCACACATTTGGCAATAGTTATGGAATATGCCTCTGGCGGTGAGCTATTTGAAAGGATTTGCAATGCAGGGAGATTCAGCGAGGATGAG GGAAGGTTCTTCTTCCAACAATTGATTTCTGGAGTGAGCTACTGTCACTCAATG CAAGTATGTCATAGAGACCTGAAACTGGAAAATACTCTCTTGGATGGTAGTATCGCACCTCGACTGAAGATTTGTGACTTCGGTTACTCCAAG TCTTCTGTCTTGCATTCTCAACCGAAATCAACCGTTGGCACACCGGCATACATCGCCCCAGAGGTCCTCTCTAGAAGAGAATATGATGGAAAG GTCGCCGATGTTTGGTCTTGTGGAGTAACGCTTTATGTGATGCTTGTCGGAGCATATCCTTTTGAGGACCCTGACGAGCCAAGGAACTTCCGCAAAACAATCACT AGGATTCTCAGTGTACAGTACTCCATCCCAGACTACGTTCGAGTCTCAGCAGATTGCGTGCATCTACTGTCCCGCATTTTCGTTGGAAATCCTGAGCAG CGGATAACCATTCCGGAGATTAAGAACCATCCATGGTTCCTAAAAAACCTGCCTGTAGAGATGACCGACGAGTACCAGAGGAGCATGCAGTTGGCAGACATGAACACGCCATCACAGAACCTAGAAGAAGTTATGGCGGTCATCCAGGAGGCGCGGAAACCAGGCGATAACGCCCTTAGGCTTGCTGGGCAGGTTGCCAGCCTGGGGAGCATGGATCTAGACGACTTTGATTTCGACGATATCGACGACATTGACATTGAGAATAGTGGAGATTTCGTGTGCCCGTTGTGA